One Granulicella sp. 5B5 DNA window includes the following coding sequences:
- a CDS encoding TIGR03435 family protein: MIHNSARTLLLAALLTVPLHGIHAQAPPIPVSDLSTPAATTDVNLPVYDIASVKPSDPSARGMRIMNTPDGFSCNNISLKTLIGNAYGIRQDQITGGPSWVDSSGFDVQAKVAGQDLEAYKKLTQRQRESLLQPLLADRFHLKLHHETKVLPEYDLVLAKGGSKLKPSAPFTPPPDAAKDPVAARRPGRMMMGPGTLQGQGIPMKTIANQLSYVLHYPVIDKTGLTGDFDFELKWRSDESGPPAASDDAGVSIFTAVQEQLGLKLQSTKGPVDTLVIDQAEKPSEN; the protein is encoded by the coding sequence TTCCCGTCTCCGACCTCTCTACGCCGGCGGCCACGACGGACGTCAACCTGCCTGTCTACGATATCGCCTCCGTCAAGCCGAGCGACCCCAGCGCCCGCGGGATGCGCATCATGAACACGCCCGACGGCTTCAGCTGCAACAACATCTCCTTGAAGACTCTCATCGGCAACGCCTACGGCATCCGGCAGGACCAGATCACCGGCGGCCCTTCCTGGGTCGACTCCTCCGGCTTCGATGTCCAGGCCAAGGTCGCTGGGCAGGACCTCGAAGCTTACAAGAAGCTCACCCAGCGCCAGCGCGAGTCTCTCCTACAGCCTCTGCTCGCTGATCGTTTCCACCTCAAGCTCCATCACGAAACCAAGGTCCTCCCTGAGTACGACCTCGTCCTCGCCAAGGGTGGCTCTAAACTCAAACCCTCAGCGCCCTTCACCCCGCCACCTGACGCCGCGAAAGACCCTGTGGCAGCTCGCAGGCCCGGCAGGATGATGATGGGCCCAGGCACGCTCCAGGGACAAGGCATTCCCATGAAGACCATCGCCAACCAGCTCTCGTATGTCCTCCACTACCCCGTCATCGACAAGACCGGTCTCACCGGCGACTTCGACTTCGAGCTCAAGTGGCGCTCCGACGAATCCGGCCCACCCGCCGCCTCCGACGACGCCGGTGTCTCCATCTTCACAGCCGTGCAGGAGCAGCTCGGCCTCAAGCTCCAATCCACCAAAGGTCCCGTCGACACTCTCGTTATCGATCAGGCTGAAAAGCCTTCAGAAAAT